Part of the Sylvia atricapilla isolate bSylAtr1 chromosome 1, bSylAtr1.pri, whole genome shotgun sequence genome, TCCAAGGGGAGCCAGGGTACCATCAGTGCCATTCACACACAAGATATCTTTGTAGCTTCATTaagaggggcagggggaggggaaCCTATCTAAAGTCATTTTATTTTTCGGAAAAGCTATTTCAGTTGTTAACATGTGTCAGCTATAAAACACACTCCACAAAGCCACGCTTCAttcatatgtatatatatatatatatatatatatgtacacacacacacacattgacTAAAGCACTTTATGCTTAACAATGCTGTTTCTAGGGAAATGGAATGAAAGTTCCAAGTTTTGCAGACATAAGGCCACTTACGTTCATGCTGTGATCAAAGAATATttcacagagaatttttttttcattataaactCCTCAcaagaaacagctgaaaacaaacttTTGTCAAATAAAGCCTTGTCCCTGTTAAGCCACTTAAGCATTATATTATCTGCCTGTCCCTTGTTGCCAGGCAATAATGTCATATAATGCAAAAACAACTAAGCACATGACAACATTTCAGAAGTGAATACAATGACCTAtgcaatgaaaattatttggagaAAGGTAGCTTAAAACCTGCAAAGATGCCTCATCCAAGGGGGAAAGCTACAATGGCAATAATTTCCTTGGCAGAGTAATTAAAATGAAGTTCATCAATACAAGCATATATATCTCATCAGTTAGCAGCAGCCTGCTGTAGTAGAACTTAGTGAAAGACAGCAAGCCAGTGACAGCATAATAGCCTCCTACAAAAAACAAGAATTAAGATGTTCAGGGAAATCTGGAACCTGTGAATAAGTTTCAGTGTGAAATAAAGGCAATCTAAATTACCGAACACAGTCCTTCATTATATGGTTGGTTTTGATCCAGACAagcatttctaaataaaatgctttaaagttTGTTGAACAAGACACTGCATCAAGTAAccaaattatttagaaataatagAACAAGAATGAAGAAGTGACAAATCCTCTTCCTTAAACATATATGAAACAAGGCACATTAGCAGAAATATCTTCAATTACTTTATTATTCAATTTGACTTAAATACCTGAAACCAGTTTTCTCACAATTTAAGACAATGGGGAGAAGTTTCAATTGCTTGTTACAGATGTCATAATTTCATTGTCTACTAAAGTGCAATGGTTGTGTGACAAAAAGTATAAGCAGAAAGTAAAAGACAAAAGACgaaaaaacaaatcacaaaaaagTTTTTGAAGACATTCAAAAACAGTGAGAGCATATATACTCAGccacattttttaaacagttaaaagtaaaaataacactgaaaatgtttataaaCCTATATTTTAGCTTGTTCCCTGCAAAGCCCATAACTTTGGATGCTTTCCAAACAAGACTTTgatgcttttaaagaaaacaaataatactAGCATTCCTAGAACTTCACAAAAGTGTATGTGGAGTAAGATAAAGGCAGACaagttaattaattttattttgaagtactAAGCAATGACTGGattgaaagttttattttagacATATTCTTTTAAGTGTGCAGTAGGTGCCAGTGTTTGTGACAGTCATTAAAGTCTTTTTGACATCGTAACAGCAGAACCTTTGAGTGATTTACTCCCCGTCATCAAGGGGCTACCGCTGAAAAGCATTTAGTGGAGAAAAGTTGTAAAAGATTCCTTATCCTTCACAGAACTTTATGCCCcttaaattctgtatttcataaataattaGTCATTATacttaaaatttctctttactCCAAACATTCACATTTATGACATTTCACATGCACAACACCACTCAGTCCCTTTTAAACTAGAAAAGCACAAACTACTGAAAGCTAAATATTTGAAAGTTCCAGGTATCGTAATCTTTCCAAAGATACAAAGTGTTCAGAAACAAGGTAGTAAATACATTAGTGCTGCCCCACTTAACAAATTTTTGGAGTAAGGTAACTATTTTATTACActtgatatttttgtttcttagaaAACCAACATATCATATTGTTACGCCTCTCCATTTTAGTCATAGGTGCATCCTCTGGGagttttttatatttgtgtgtTCCTTACAGAATCCATGTAGGGGTAAGGGTCCTACCAGTGCTTAATTAAATATAGGGAGTTTATTTGCAATGAATACCCTTTTTCTGAGGTTTGCAGAAGGGCTGCTAACCATCTGTATGTTTAAGACAAAGGAATTTTGAGGAAAACATCAGTTTAAGATTTGTTTGTGTATACACAACAGATTGTACTTAGTAACCTTCATACAGTCTCCTTAAACTCCTGATTTCTGACAGGCTAAAATCACAAAGAAATGTGCCAAAGAAGAAAACTGCCACGAGCCATTCTTCACATCGTGCTAATTATACCAGGGTTGTTAGAGCTGTGGTTCTTAAACCTCATCAAAATTAATCTACATTTTGAAAAAGATCCAACAATTGTTTGGAAAGCTGAACATGAATATTCAGCATTCAGAGAGATTCTTCTAATACACAGAGGTCAGTTATCTTGCTATTTCACCTGAATTCAAGGAGAATTGTGCACATTCACCGAATTCTACATTCCAGAGCTTACCCAGCCACCTGCTCAGTACTAAACCCCAAGTTTGGCACACGGAGCAGCTTCTCAGGACAGCCCCTCTCTGTTTCACTCCCAAGTGTCAAGGACAGCGATCCCATCACCAAGCATGgccctgcctggcagctgctggaggtgctcCGTGTCTGCTGGGCACACAGGGATCTATCTCCCTGGTCCGTGTCAGAGGCACGTTAAGGCGCAGTGCAGGAGTGCAGCAGTTCCAACGCTAGAGGACAGCCTGCTCATTTGACTGAGCCTCGAGATTTGTAGTGCACTTTCCACATAGCTTCCTTCCTTTTGCGCTAGAATTCGAGTTCATAAGCTGACGAATCCACTTTCAGGAAGCTTCTCTTCCAGGTTAAAGATGTTTCTCTCCCCTCATTCTATGGAAGTTTCAAAGTGTTGCAAGAATTCTTGAAAATGAGATGATTAATGTCAGAACTGTCTGTCCAACGCCAAAGACAAGAGCTTCCAGGGGAGCCATATTCTTTCCTGCTACTCTGTAAATTCCAGCTACTGCAGCACCTAagaatcaaaaggaaaacaatgatcaaaccacaaaaaaagtcAAGGTTGAAATATGTGATAAATTATCTACTCTCTCTAAGCACTGGCTATTTATAGAACATTACCAAACACTGTATTACTTCATGGCATTACACAATTACCAGCCTTGCTTGCATTTTTATAGTTATATATAACCTTCAGGAATGATTTTTCCCATTGAAACAGATCAACTTTTCCATCATCAGCCTGACTTAAGAAAATTGAATCATGTTGTCTCCCTGAATGCAccttcaatttttatttttttttaacattttttgcCTTGTGCCAGTTTCAAAAGGTAGCAAGACAGTCCTCTAAAAATTGACCAAATCTGAAGAGTGGTTTAATACTGTTTGTATAGGCAGGGAGAAGACAAGAACAATAAAGCTAGTGTCAACAAAACAATTGCAAACAAACATTTGCCAGcttcatttaatatttcagcTGAATAAACTGGTCACACTACATGagtttatttttacttaaaCTACTGAATTGTTAACAATTGTTTAGCAAATCCAGCAAAACATGAAAGAGGTCAAAGTATTGCAGTGTTTTCCATAAATGCGTATGAGAGGAAATTTCTAACCAATACAATTAGGTTTTGGGCTatagcacattaaaaaaaccaaacaaactcaacagatcatttttcttttacattgtGTGCCAATTCACATTTGAAATATAATATCAAGAGGCCAGGatcaaccaaaaccaaacccaaaacttaATTGTACATCTTCAGTATGCATTGTCTCAGATGCTATCTAGTCATAATTAAATGCCTTCAGAGATCACAGAGGCTTTTTCAGGCTCAAACAGAACTGAAAAGTCATCacaaattttttaaatgataggcaaaagtttaaaaaaaatgggattttttttttttttttttagttttgaacAGTAACTAACAGGAATAGTCTGCTGGAGTGATCAAAAGCCCGTTAGTGACACAGAAATACATTGAGTCCCAACAGATTTTCTGAAAGTACAATCAGCTTCTGAATCATCTGACACCTTCAAAAGGTAACACTCAGTTTTACAATAGCTTTAGGAAGAGTAGAATTTACTAATGATTGTGGACATAACAGTACTTATAAACACTATTAATCATGCTGTTAGGTAATTTTTgggttaatttatttttattgttgttttggttggggggtttttgggggtttaattttttttttttaagaaaacaacaTATTCTGTAAGTGTATTTTGTCTGAAATATTCAAGGCAAAATAACTCACCAGAAGGCTAGCCTTATGGTATTTCATTCTGCTACCTTTCATAAGCTTTTCCATTTGTTCCTTGACTAGCTGCTGTCAAAACTGAAAGATCCTTTAGACTGAGCCCACTACCGacattaaaattacttttcagatTGAACTCTCAAAGCTAATTCAAATTGGCCAAAAATGTGTACCGGAATTGTCACTACTAGATCAATAACAGAAATTCTGGGCTTTGAGGAAACACTGAGATACTCTGGGAAGTATCCagaataaaacaacaaaaattcgGTAGTTTGCTAATTATGCATTATTACATGAATAGCAGTGTGCAGTACAACCTGTAATGCATAACCCAGAAGAGCTGGTATCGAGCCAAACGTATGTACAATAGGCTGCCAATGAGGGAAATGAGAATATGTCACCAAAAAGGATCGTGCTGTGGAAGGGGAGGAAGGACAGACCCTTCTGGATCAAATACAACTCAAGTCCTTGCCTTAAGATGCCTGGTATTTATATATTCTTGTTTGGCTTGGTGGTCATTTTTTTTCGGTTGTTGTTTTGtgagtttgtttgtttattttgttgggtttttgttttagtttttttggttgctgagtttttcttttttactgtatCCCCCGCTGTTAGTAATTTTTCAACACCTTTTCTAATAACCCTTAATCTCCATGATTTTTTCAAAGCTTAGAAAGGAAGGAGTCTCCTACTTTTTCCATATTCTGGTAAAAAGGTCCCAGATCATCAGAAAGTTTGAAAGACCTCCCTGAGCAAAATCAAACTTACATTGTGCAATAGTCTATACTACCTCCATTCTCCCATACAAACAGTACAGAAGACTGGAAATACAAAGTGGAGACTGAAGTCAGTTTGCTTTTTCAATTTCTTAAGCACTGGACCAGGCATATTCAAGTAGCTGATATTTCAACTTGCATCTCCCAGTTTGCAACACAATAGCTATGAAAAATCCTCTTTAATATTTGATCACCATAATTTGCCTTCAAAAGCTCCCCACAGAATTTCTTTCAGTATGAAACAACTGAGTTCTGgccagaaacaaaaaaaaacttcaagATAAAAGTACTTGCCTAAGCAAGTTGCAATGCTCTGTGCAAAACCTTTGGGAACAACATAACAAGTCTGCAGTCTAAGCTTAGAGAAGTTCTCAGATGAATATGCACACAAACAGGACTGCTTATGTGCTAAATGTTTTGACCTGAAAAACTGGATGCCAAAAATACAACTGTGGTGCTCCTCTTCTTATGCAAAGATAAAAGACACAAAGTAATTTCATTTGAGAGACACTGACCCTGAAACCTCCCCACCcacagaaagctgtgaaagTGCTCTGCTTGGATCTTTCAACACCATATTTCTTAACTTCAGTTCTTCAGAAATGCTCATGCATGGCTGACCTTGTAACAGGCCACTATCATTCTAATCCTAAGACAAAAATCAGCATAACATCTAACATAAGGCACTCAACTAGTTCCAACTTatcttagcaaaaaaaaaaaaaaaaaaaaaaaaaaaagaccaaccttctctttcaaaaacccaacaaaaataGTTGCACTGATCTATATTGTGTTAAATGGTGGAAATTCTAAGCTGAGGAATCTGTAGCAATTAAAACAATGTTGTGAGGAAAGTCTTAGTGAAACTTCTCAtgacatttacatttttatttaactttgaAAAACAATAGTCAGGAAGGTCTTTCAGCAGCAATAAGAAATAATCTGTCACAAATCCTCTAAGAATGTGTCCAAAGCTGAGAGTAATACCACTATTCTGATAACCTGGGCAGAACAcaggaaaaccaaaatgaaagGTGGGAAGTTTTGCCTTCAGACTATATGATGGCTGTGAGATTTATAGTTCCTTACCCTCAGAGACCTTTCAAGTTGGGCAATCTTTTCTGCAACACTGAAGATTTGGGGACAGAAACTCCTGCTCAGTTAACATAGGCATCATTCCACACATGGATTTTAATGCTGAGAACTCCTTACCAGCACTGTTCcagacaagcaaaaaaaatagcatcggaaaaatttctcaaaaaacTAACATTCACTATTTTTCCCTCCACAAAAGAAAACTCAGCATGCTCTTACTCACTTGGGAAAGCTACTGTAGTCTATTTATAACTTTGATAAACAGAGCTGGGTATGATAAAACCAAAGAATGAATAAAGTGTCCTACAGGTTTTATGGCCCATTTTTCAGTGCTGACACAGATAATGGAATTTCTTGGGAAAGATGGATAAGCAGCATCCAATACCAGTAACTCTAGATGAAGAGAGATGAGCAACATTTCCTCAAAACATTCTTGGCAACACCACTTGGGTCATATTTGGTCAGGTGTAACCCTTCCACACTTTACTACATAACACACTCCTACTTTCTGCAATGTTTTAAACACGAGTGTGGTTTTTAAAGACAGCTCTGTGAACCTTTCAGctttaacagaaaaaatggTCGCATCTATCTGAGGATACCAcgtcaagaaataaaaaatgtatcCTGAGTGGTAGCCATTCTGTTAATACCGTAAGAAACTCTGTAACAGATGCCCTTGCCAAACAGTATTTCACCTAGAACATCAGCAaaccctaatttttttttttttggaggagggGGGGTCACTCCAAAAGTATTGCAAAATCcttaataaataattaacaaTTAACTAAGAAAAGCAGTTggtttttggtttatttttaaagttagaTGTAAaataagacattaaaaaaatccaaaataacaaaaaaaaccccacccaaacaaGAACAAAAGGCAGACTTACTGGTTATCATTGCTCCAGTTATAGAACCCAGAAATCCAATGCTGACCACAATGACAGAGATCAGCCTCCCCTGCCTATGCCTCTGCAGCATCACAAACATTAACACTCCCACAGCACCATGGACAAACAGAGAGGAGAAGAGCGCCCAGAGGAAAACCCAGTACCACatctctgaaagaaaacagtcaAATAAAGGGTTAATATTTTTTAGACAAGAACTTCATGAGTAAGAAACTTTTAAGCATTGCAAACAATCAACagtaagagaaaaggaaaactgatttCCATCTTGGAAGTGATACATGTGACACCATCAGCACATGCTCAAGACTCTTGCCTCATTTCAGCAATCTCTCCTAATCCTAATAAAGGATTAACTGTattatgttaaaaattattataaagtTTCTGGCAAAAATCTTAATTCAGATGTACTTTTACAAGTAGCCATAATTCCTTTAATGGCTTCTTTAAATAGTGTTGATTTCAATTTCTTAGTAGGCATTGTAACTGCTTCAGCAGAATGAAATATTCTCTGACACAAACACTGAAGGAGGAAGAAGTGAAGaactggtttggggtttgtttgggttgtaagtttttattttggggtgggTGAGGATCTTTTGTTGTTTCCCAACTCCTCACCCCCACAAATAAGAGACAGCATCAGGTAACATCAGACGGGAAAACTGAGATTAAAGACTTTAGCTTATCTACACTCAAGGGCTGTAACAGGGTGTTCCATCAAATTAGCTTCAAAGGTGCAAATAAAAACTATAATTTTAACACGTCTAACTCCTTGCTTCTAATAGCTTAGTACAGAACTTCAGAGAGAGGTAGTGACtattatttaaattactaaaaagGGCATCAGATCATGAGACTGTTGGGAGCACAAACATTTCTTTGAAGAATGACAGACATGATGAGCACCTTCAAAGAAAAGAGCTGGAACCCATCAGTGGAGATGAGTTACACAATAACTCAAGAACCTTTCTTACTTTCTAAAAGCATTCTATAAATCAAATGGGtgagtaaataaaagaaaaataatgtttaaagtCAACTACAGTAGGTATGTATCATTACAGAATTTAGCAAATTCGGGTACATTTTCCATAATCCCATGACACTGTCATTAATTCAGTTTTTGCTGCAGTTCCCTCtcaaaaatagaacaaaacaaaaaagtccaGCCTCCTTACAAAAGCAAGATACTTGCTGCTTATGAGGCAAGCCTGTATTAATGTAGCTTGATGCATATCAActatctgagaaaaaaaatacaagccCAATCAGCTACCTTAAAAAATACTGAGCCGCACAAAACATACTGTGAAAAGATGCTGAGAAAAAGAAGTTGCTACACAATAaccacagccctgggagtcCACTGTCAACAGGATATGTATAGAGATAGCACAGATACAGAGTTTAAGGTTTTGTTAATTTAGCAGTACTTTGGGAGTAGCTCAAGCCTTCCCCTTTCACACAGGCATAAATGACAACACTGTGTCTCCCCAAGGATGTCCAACTCCCCTAAATCCTGATAgccaaaaggtttttttaagagagcGGCAAGGAAAGTGGCCAGAAAAATCTACATCCAATTAATACTTCAACTGTAGTTCAAGGTGCAACTTTTCCTTCTGAGTGCCTGGATGAATGCGCCCACATCCTGAGGGTGGCTTGAACAGCTCTCCTGAGATCCTCCATCCCTTCACCCTGGCCCCTAAATGGGTCTCAAAAATCTTGGCAAACAGATAACGAGCGTGGTACTGTTCCACAAACTGAATGTCTCATCGTTTCCAGAAGCTACTGTGACAGAACAGTGGAAGGAGTGTCAAGTAGTCACTCCACAC contains:
- the TMEM170B gene encoding transmembrane protein 170B codes for the protein MKVEAGDNSMINLSVQQVLSLWAHGTVLRSLTEMWYWVFLWALFSSLFVHGAVGVLMFVMLQRHRQGRLISVIVVSIGFLGSITGAMITSAAVAGIYRVAGKNMAPLEALVFGVGQTVLTLIISFSRILATL